One genomic region from Rosa rugosa chromosome 1, drRosRugo1.1, whole genome shotgun sequence encodes:
- the LOC133726885 gene encoding nucleosome assembly protein 1;1-like, which produces MADSISAKRAKRSIQDDVSDDDDAAAAREAFKNMNDSTRPEKFKDFVERREKLKEIHADIVKEEHLFVEERKKWVADNRNLYSDMNQFFVERCQWETEFKENHLKPLYEERCNVAKGIPSFWHTAMIANKMVSKQIAEKDKEALNFLNDIESRRTADLKGFELEFTFDDRNPYFKNKVLTKKYEVKDDNQSVSLKALGTKIDWYPSQNLAQGKSSESFFKFFNSYASLDPLSFDKEADELKGDIPMDYVIG; this is translated from the exons ATGGCGGACTCTATCAGTGCAAAGAGGGCAAAGAGATCGATCCAGGATGATGTCTCCGACGACGACGACGCCGCCGCCGCAAGAGAAGCCTTCAAGAATATG AACGACTCTACCCGGCCAGAGAAATTTAag GATTTTGTCGAACGCAGGGAAAAATTGAAAGAGATACAT GCTGACATTGTCAAGGAGGAACACCTGTTTGTTgaggagagaaagaaatggGTGGCGGATAACCGGAATCTCTATAGTGACATG AATCAGTTTTTTGTCGAAAGATGT caaTGGGAAACTGAGTTTAAGGAAAACCACTTAAAGCCTCTCTATGAAGAG AGATGTAATGTTGCTAAAGGAATCCCTAGCTTTTGGCATACTGCAATGATTGCTAACAAGATGGTTTCTAAGCAG ATTGCAGAGAAAGATAAGGAGGCTCTGAACTTTCTGAATGATATCGAGTCCCGTAGGACAGCAGATTTGAAAGGATTTGAGCTGGAGTTCACCTTTGACGATCGTAATCCTTATTTTAAGAATAAGGTCTTGACTAAAAAGTATGAGGTGAAGGATGACAACCAGTCTGTTTCATTGAAGGCATTAGG GACTAAAATAGACTGGTATCCTTCTCAAAACTTAGCACAGGGTAAAAGCAGTGAAAGTTTCTTCAAGTTCTTTAATTCATATGCTTCTCTCGATCCTCTTTCTTTTGACAAAGAAGCT GATGAACTCAAAGGCGACATTCCGATGGATTATGTAATTGGGTAG